In the Saccharococcus thermophilus genome, CACTTTTGTCGGCAGGCGCGCGCCCGCTTCGCGAAGCAGTTCAATGGTGATTTCTAAAAATAACACTTCCAATACCGGCGGAAACGGTACGTTAGAACGGGAATAGATAATCGGTCCAAGCAAATCTTTCGGAATCATTTCGTAATGGTACGTTAATACCGCAATATAAATCGGCGAGGCCAGCACGGAAATCATAACGCCAAAAACGCGGATCAGCCGGACAAATGATCCAAGAATCCATGGTAAATAATAATCTTCCGGTGAAGTAAAAAAATCGAAAAAAGTCGACGGGCCGATGACAACATATGGCGAACCGTCGCAAAGAACAACAACTTGACCAGACGCAAGCGCAGAAACGGCACGGTCAATCCGTTCCGTTGAGATAAAAAGCGGAAACGGAGAATTCGAGTTATCGGAAAGCAATTGACCAATCAGCGAATTGTCAAAAATAATGTCAAAATGGATATTTTCGAGTCGCTGGATCACGGTTTCGATCGTCTGCTTATTCGTAATGCCATCGATATACGCGACAACCACTTTTGTCTTTGACATTGTACCAAGCGTCATTTCCCGAAACACTAAATTGGGCGTTACGATTTGCCTTCTGATTAAATGTAAGTTAGTACCAATGTTTTCGATAAATCCCACTTTCGGTCCGACGACACTAAATTCATTTTCTGAATCATTGTTTGGCCGCAGCCCTAAACTTTCATTCGCTACATTAATGAGTGCGACATAGGTATCTGTCTTTTGAAACTGAACAGCCACAAACCCTTTTAATATTTTTTCTTCGATCATCTGCACATCGTTCGTTACTTCAATCCGCTGAATCGGTATGATTTTTTGCAAATCTTCCAGCTTTATATCTGGATTTTTCGGCGCATCATTTTGCAGATGACAGAGGACGTGTTGCTGCAGTATTTTCGGGTCGACTAACGAGTCAAAATAGTAAATGGCAAGCAAATGACCGTTTACGGCAAATTCGACTTTAATAAAATCGCTCGATTGCCGCAACTTATTCAATAATTGTTGCAGCGTTTTTTCCTCACCGCTTGTCTTCTTTTTAAAAAAGGAAAAGATGGACATAATGATCCCCTCGTACTTGCCGTTTAAGGGATAGTCTTTCAATCGACTGTTGGTTTTATTCGCTTCCTATTAGGTGTTGATATATCTAAATATTGTGTATATATTGAAAAAAGGAACAAATACATAGGAGGGAAGCAATAATGAGACATCTGACAAAACAACGGCGAGCGAAACAAGCGCTAAAAAAAGCGGTAGAGGTGGCAGAAAAGCTGCAACAATACATAGACAACACCCGTCCGTTAGAGGCGCAGTTAGATCATATTCGTTCGTTTTTGGACAAGCAGCTTGGACAGGATGAGTATTTTCTTATCGTAGATGAAACGGGATACAGTCTCGTTCATACGAACCGCTTGCGGGAAGGCAGGATTTTTTCGGATGAAGTAGGACAGAAGGCGGCAAAAACAACAAAACCGCTTTTGCAAGTGTATGAACGGGATACCGGGGAAGTGCTGATCGATGCAAGCTGTCCGTTATGGACAGATCCTAGTGGAAAGCGCTTTAATTTGCGGATGGGACGATTAATGCACCACCCTTATTTGCCGATATATTTTTCCCTTCTCTCCATCGTCCCGGCTGTTCTCAGCCTGCTTTTCACTATTATTTTTTCCTTATCCGCTCTATGGATGTGCACTATGACCATTACCATTGGCCTTATCTTCAGTTTTTATTTTTATCGTTCACTCATCATTGAACTGCGCCATTGGTATAGCGCCACCCGCTCCGTTTCCTCTGGAAACTTGCAGACAGAAGTGCGGACAAAGCGAAAACGAAACGAATTTCATCAAATCGCTTACGAACTTAATAAAATGATTTTAGGCATCCGTACGATTATTACCGAGCTAGCAAAGGCGGTCAAAACGGTCAATCAAGTCAGCGAAAAACAGCAATTGGAAACAAAACGGCTTTCTGAATCGTTTGATGAAATCGCGGCAGCGATGGAAACATTTCGTGAAGGCACAAAACAGCAAACGGTATCAGTAGAACAGGCAAATCATTTCGTCATGCAGATGGTAAAACGGGTGCAAAACATGCAAGAAGAAGTAGAACGCGTCGTTTCACAGGCGAAAAGCGCTCTCACATCGATGAACGAAGGCAACCGTCTTATTGAAGAAACAAAACAAAAAATGGATACCATGCAACAAGAAATAAACAAAACAACCGCATTAATCCATGCTGCAGCGCAAGAAGCAGCCAACGCCCAAGACATGATTTCGTCCATTCGTACGATTACAAAACAGACGAACTTGCTGGCATTAAATGCGTCGATTGAAGCCTCGCGTGCAGGAGAAGCAGGAAAAGGCTTTGCCATCGTCGCCCAGGAAGTTCGCAAGCTCGCCGAAGATACGAACACATTTGCCGCTCAAATTTTAGCTTCGTTGCAAACGATGGCGTCAGTACTCCAAGATGCCGTGCAGGCGGTGCAAGAAAATGAGCAGCATGTCGAGAAAACAAAACTTTCCTTATGGAAAACGGGAGAAACGTTTACATTATTCCAGCATATGTTCACCCAATTAAATGAGCTGCTGCAACAAAATAAAATACATGTCGAATCGGTAACGGTGAACGGACAAAACCTTCAGCGGCTCATTGGCGATATTAACGCGATTGCCAGCGATTTTACAAACATGGTGCAAGAAACTACCGCCGGATTAGAACAG is a window encoding:
- a CDS encoding spore germination protein gives rise to the protein MSIFSFFKKKTSGEEKTLQQLLNKLRQSSDFIKVEFAVNGHLLAIYYFDSLVDPKILQQHVLCHLQNDAPKNPDIKLEDLQKIIPIQRIEVTNDVQMIEEKILKGFVAVQFQKTDTYVALINVANESLGLRPNNDSENEFSVVGPKVGFIENIGTNLHLIRRQIVTPNLVFREMTLGTMSKTKVVVAYIDGITNKQTIETVIQRLENIHFDIIFDNSLIGQLLSDNSNSPFPLFISTERIDRAVSALASGQVVVLCDGSPYVVIGPSTFFDFFTSPEDYYLPWILGSFVRLIRVFGVMISVLASPIYIAVLTYHYEMIPKDLLGPIIYSRSNVPFPPVLEVLFLEITIELLREAGARLPTKVAQSLGVVGGIVIGQAAVDAGLTSTIMLIIVALAALASFTTPIFKMSNTIRFLRFPIILFAAFWGGVGIVFAVCFLLIHLGRLQSFGNPYLVPFYPLRIRNFKDSIIRFSYSQTAERPTFLRPLSLFRYNPAKAKQKDDIDE
- a CDS encoding methyl-accepting chemotaxis protein; amino-acid sequence: MRHLTKQRRAKQALKKAVEVAEKLQQYIDNTRPLEAQLDHIRSFLDKQLGQDEYFLIVDETGYSLVHTNRLREGRIFSDEVGQKAAKTTKPLLQVYERDTGEVLIDASCPLWTDPSGKRFNLRMGRLMHHPYLPIYFSLLSIVPAVLSLLFTIIFSLSALWMCTMTITIGLIFSFYFYRSLIIELRHWYSATRSVSSGNLQTEVRTKRKRNEFHQIAYELNKMILGIRTIITELAKAVKTVNQVSEKQQLETKRLSESFDEIAAAMETFREGTKQQTVSVEQANHFVMQMVKRVQNMQEEVERVVSQAKSALTSMNEGNRLIEETKQKMDTMQQEINKTTALIHAAAQEAANAQDMISSIRTITKQTNLLALNASIEASRAGEAGKGFAIVAQEVRKLAEDTNTFAAQILASLQTMASVLQDAVQAVQENEQHVEKTKLSLWKTGETFTLFQHMFTQLNELLQQNKIHVESVTVNGQNLQRLIGDINAIASDFTNMVQETTAGLEQQTIAIHELAKEADVLLASVHELEKIVQRFH